The following DNA comes from Papaver somniferum cultivar HN1 chromosome 4, ASM357369v1, whole genome shotgun sequence.
ACGCCCACCAAGAAGCCTATTGAAAGAGTGAAGTTTAGCATTTTCCCTTGTCTCCTCCTTTTGTTGGGTATTTGTGATCGCCTACTGGATTGTTTTCAACATTAATGCTCATCCAAAAGGGTTTTGGCTCTACTATAAAGAACAGTATGATCAATTTCATAGTAATAAGATGAACTATTACAGCTCTAGGGAGAAGCTGACGCTGTTGGAATGTTGCAGATTTATAACTCACAAATTCATTGGTTACATCCTGGTTGGTTTTGTTTGTTTCAAAAATGGAATGAAATAGAGAGACACTGGAAGAACCTTGCTATCTTTGATAATGGAGCACTTCATTGGTCGGGCTAAAATACATGTCAAGGGTTGAGCTAAACACTCTCTCAAGAAGCTGAAGGACGTCTTTTCCAAGTTGTGATTACTTGAAGCAGCAACCAGATTTGGTAAAACATAATTAAGAAGCACACTTTACACAGAAAGAAATGTTGGGAACAAAGCTACAGTGGAAATGAATTATCCTTGAACTGAATATAATCCCAAAATTTATGACTGGCATCCATTTTACTCCTGCATATTAAAACAGAACAATGACAGGGCTGAGACCTATATGGAATTTCCATCTTTCCATACTTCACGCAGAAGTTGATATCTGATGGGATTCTGACcttcatttttctttagtttccaaCTCGACGTAACAGAACTTTGGAGGTTGCTAGGGATAATTGAATTCAGAGGTGAATCGAGTTCTTCAAGCTCATAGTCACTAGTATGAGATTTTCTAAGAATAAAGGACCCACACCGCTTCAGCTTAGAGTCATTTTGAGCTTTTACTATATCGGCAAGTGACACCGGTGTAGGTGGCAAATAGGTTATTGGAATGGTATTGGCTGGGATACTTTCGATTGATTTCCACATCATCAGTAAGCCCCTGCGAAGAAACTCGCATTTTAAGAGAAAAAACAAAAGACCGCAAAGTAGAAGCTTTGTAAAACACAAACCTTCGAGTCAAGTGCTTCGTAAACGATTTCTGGAACAGAGTCGGGACAAAACTCATCCGGCACAAAGTTTTGCAAAATCTTCTTGATTAAAGCTGCACCAAATGTGGGGCATACCTACAAGATATAGAACCGAATGAGGATATGACGTAACTAAAAACGGGCCGCAAACAGAAACAAGGAACCCAAACAGAAGATCTGATTCTAGGAACAGACCTCTTTTCTGACTGACCCATCTAACAGCATGTCCTTGGGAAGCATCATGAGATCACTCAATGCACCAAGTAGATGAAAAGTTTTGAACAATGATTCACATTCACAGTCGTCAATCTCATTCTGAACTTCCTTATCATCTTTACCCAATAGATCCGTTACACATCTTGACCAGTTACCAATCTGGAGTTTGCAGGAGACAAACACACCAAAGAGGAAAGCGTAAGCTGCACAATTTCTCCAcaatttcatttttatcactgaCAGCAATGTATATATCAAACAGAGTTCTTTGAACTAGGGAGGAATGGAATAACTTACAACCAGTGTTGTATTATAACTTACAGCATTTTTAAGTTGTGCACCCAAACCAAAGCTTGAGTTCCCAGCTGGAACAGGTAGAACGCGAGAATCACTAATGGGATCAGAGATAGGATCTGTCGGGCTGTCATCAGCTGATTCACGAAGAATTGCATTGAACATGGCCATATCCAGTCTGCCCACACACTGTTCCATTACCTGCACACATACATGGAAAAATTAATTTACGTCAAACATATGGGTGTCAAACGCTATTCCCCATCCTTCGGTACCAGTCAAAAATTCTTAGTTCTTATTAAGTCCAATCATGTCACCAAGGAGTACAAAGAGGGATATACAAAGATACACCAGCGCCAATAAGTCCAGTTTCCATGCCCATGTACCCAGCTAATTATCTAGGGAAATAGGTCTTGGGCCTGACTCAGTTATAGACAGATAAATGGAGTTCATAACTATAGTTACCAATCTAGGCAGAACATGCAAGCAACCACACTCGTGCCCACCAGCTCGTACTGGACAAAGTCTCTCGTAGGCATCCTTGAATGCATTTCTCCACAGGTCTAATGAATAGTTTACCTGCTCATCTCCTCTACTTGGCATCATTTCATAAGAAACCTTATTATGTTCTTTGGTTGGCTTCTTAGGAGCAGACTGCATAAATGGTGTAAAGATCTGGAGAGAGCAAAATGGGagagaagttaaaaaaaaaaattgttaatgcaAATAAGAGAGGTTAAGAATAATTAATAGAAGTTTGACCTGCCACCATAAAGACTCGATAATTCGAGAGAAGATCCAAGCTTCAATCTTTTCCAGTGCATTTACAAATGTTTGTGAGTTCTCCCAGTCATCAAACTTCTTAGTAGATAGAAACATTTTGTCCTTGTTGACAGGACTGGACTCTCTCGAATTTGTTGGAAAGCTTTTACCGCGTCCTTTTCCACCTCCATTATTTTCAACGCACATTGAGGAAGAAGCGGATGGTGGTTGTGAGTCTTCCACAAATTGGATGACAATGTTTCTCAAGAACACTGAATTTGAGAGCCAGAAAGTTAATCTGTATTTGGAACATAGCAGAATCAGCAAAATGATTGAAGAAATGAGAAGGTAGTTTAAGAAGCCATTACTAATTAGAGAGTATATGCTCTTAATTCATTTTCTGGAAATACAACTTTTAGAGGCTGACCATGGCATGGCTCATGAAAGATACGGAATGAAATTGTAGGGTTATACATACCTTGGGATATCACTTCCACATGCTTTTGCAACCAAAGCTAATCCTGAAACCGCACTTTTAGCAGCAGTTGCTTTCCTTTCCTTTAGCTTTTGCTTACATGCATGAGTATATAGTCTAAAAAGGCGGCGAGCCGGAGTGTGAACTTTATTTGTAGAACTCCCATGTTCAGCAGCGACTGCATAAAGAGAAACTTCAACTGCAGCAGCTTCTCTCAGCTCTCCTTCTAGCTTCTGTATTCTATGCTCTAAGTGCCGGAGATTGGTATCAAAGATACTGTCTCTACCTTCTCTTTGAACAACGCCACTGTTTTTCCTTGCACTTCCTTTGAAGCTTTTGGGACTGTTCTGACCATCTTCTGAAATATCAATTTCCTTGACAACTTCCATAAACTGATTCTCGCTTAAAGAACCACGTCTCCTACATGAATCCTGTGGTGATTGAAAAGACATTACAGGCTTTTGTCTATTGCTGATTAGCATATTACCCTTCACCTCAGCATCTCCAGGGTTGACTTCCTCCTGTCCATCATCTTCATAGTTTTCTTTCCTAAGACCAGCATGTCTACCACTAATACTACCAACTTCTTCTTGCCAACTTCTACTCTTTGCCCAAGCTTTTGTATCTTCCCCAGGTTTATATGCATCTAGACGATTAAATGcttctgtcaaatgcttcacctCTGGCTTTGCAGCCTCAAGTTTCAGAACTGAGTTCGCTACTAGGTTTCCTGTTCCTGAACATTCTGCAACAGGAACTGAGTTCGCTACTATCTTCCCCACTCCTTCTGATACGTTCTGCAACACAACCACCTGAAGGTTCAAATCTGACATCCTAAGGAAGTTGAGCTGTCCATCAGGCATCAGGTTACTGGTAAAGACATCTTACCAACAGGGCAGCAGTACAGAAACCAAGATGCAAGGAAGAGAGTCTGACCATTTGATCTAATCTAATTCAAACAAAATATTAGCCTAACTATATACAACAACTAATAATTTTACGGATTTCTTTGAACCTAGTGAAGGATTAAGATGATGCATATACATCCTGCACGTGGTTTGTCAACTGGGAGGCCAATACCCTTAGTGTACTTGATCTGTATTCTAGCAATTGACAAACTGCCTGAGTCATGGATCTAAGAAACTAAAAATTCCGGCATATAATTTGCAAATCCTACAAGCAATATAATTAGGGGTGTTTATCAAAATGAGTATATAACCCTATACCATTAGTGAGATTGTCAAAACAAGATTAAACACACATTAGCACGGGAATCGTAATGTGTTTATGAGTACAAAAATTACCTCTTCATTTTGTGTTGGCAAGGCAGCCGGGCTAGTCGCcaaagcagaagaagaaagaattaacGATGAATGAGATGAGACATCATCGTAAGTGAACGACATGATCTCAGATTCTTCAGCATTTTCTCCAGTAATCAATGCAGATACCAACTCATCGCCACTCTTGTTGCTAATAGATTCATCTTTAGACAAGCTCTCCATTGACGAGGAGGAGCTGGCGCTATGTATATCAAGTGGTTGGTCTTCACAAACAAATGTGGCTGTATTGAATTCCTAAAGCTTCGTTTACAATTCATTGGAGAACTTACAACAACTTTGTCAGTAAGAAGACCATATTCAGCCAGATCCACAACAGCAGTTCCTAACAACTGACCTCTCACTGTCTTATCTCTCCGAGGCTCATACAAATTAAACTCTAAGCAATTCTTCTCAAACGTCTCTCCGTACCCACCTTTCACACCAATCTCTCTACACAGAGTAACAGGAATCCTAAAAGTCTCATTAAACTTGATTTTCCCATCCCCAGTACCAGAGCCAAGAGTAGGACTAACAGGTTTAGTAGACCCGGCATTTCGATCACCATTTTCCCATTGAATCAACACGGAGCGAAGAGACCGTAAAGATTGAGATGGTGTACatggtttaatctcttgaatcTGAATAAGATACTCAGCTTGAATTGAAGAAGAACCTCCTCTATGGTTGTTTCTTCTCTGCCTTTGAGGTACCATACTgctgtaaaaaacttgaattctCTTAAACCCCCTAAATATGTATGTTTAGTACTATGCCTAACACTGTTTCTACCTAAAACCCTTAATAAAGTGAGCATGTGACAACATTAAGTACAGAATGTGATAACCTAAAGCAAGCTTTATTCATTGATTGATTCTGAATGGCATGGATGTGTTTGCTTTGAGCTGAATCTCGGAacagaaatcctaaaacaaacaATGGGTTTTGCCAAATTTTCAGGTAGAGAGATTGAAGAAACAGAAATCTCTTCTAAAAACTACGAAATTAGAAGATCACAAAAATCCAATATTTTTGTCTGCAATGTATTTAGAACAATGAAAGAAAAACCCCAGAAGCATCAATCAACATTTTAAGTAGTAAGTACCACTATGAAGCAGCAATAAGCAGTACAAGTTCCAATGTGAGAGATAGAAGGGGAACtgatgaaaaaaagaagaaaaaagagtacCTTTGGCAGTAAAGATCCTAGCAGAAGAAGAGAATCAATGGAGGAGGATAATGACTCACTTAAGCAATAAGTATCTTCTTCCTTAATAGGAACTACTTATCtgagtttctttttgtttttggttttggttgAAGAAAGGAAGAACTCGAAAACTGCgaataaagaaaacaaaacaaataagaaaacagCAAGTAAAgtctgagagagagagagagagagatttgtCATCTGACATTGAAAACATCATTATCATTTTCTTTGCttgaataaaaaagaaaagatctTGGGAAGAAGACATGCGGCATTTTTGGCGCCATATGTGACTAGGACTGAAACTAGAACTAGAACCACAAGAAACCCAAGTAGTTCCATTTAATTTGGTTGGTTGTGCATTGTGTAGCAGCGTAATCGGGTAAATCTAATAAACAGTGGATAAATGACTTAGATGCTTGTTTTGTTAGTATTACATCTCTCGGATGAAAGTTGTTCTTGTTTTCCATTTTGGGATCTTTCCAATGGTAATCTCAGTTGTTGAGCATAATCCCAAGTGTTTTTTATCCAGTTTTATTTACTACAGACCTCCTTTCTATTCATTAGAAATGCTTTTTGGTAAATTAATTGGGATGATGATGGTCCTTTCTTATCCTTCTAAACTGTAAACTCAAGTGGCAGAAAAATGTGTGGTTTCATTATGAATTTCTCTCTCGCCATAGTGGTTGTCCCAAGTTGCAACACAAGAAAGAAGAACACATGTATGAAGGTTGATTGATAGGGACATGGGAATGTTGAAATATGGGAACTTGAACGTCGGGACAAACAAAATTGACACCAACTTGCTAGTTGAAGTGTCCCTTTCTGATGCAGGGAATAGCGTATGAGGATGTGTTTCCGTTTTTTGTTGAAGTTTGGTGGCAGAAGTACACTTCTTGTCTGCCAACATAAATGCTTTTATCACCTGGactttattataaaaaaaaaaaaaaaaaa
Coding sequences within:
- the LOC113276582 gene encoding uncharacterized protein LOC113276582; the protein is MESLSKDESISNKSGDELVSALITGENAEESEIMSFTYDDVSSHSSLILSSSALATSPAALPTQNEENVSEGVGKIVANSVPVAECSGTGNLVANSVLKLEAAKPEVKHLTEAFNRLDAYKPGEDTKAWAKSRSWQEEVGSISGRHAGLRKENYEDDGQEEVNPGDAEVKGNMLISNRQKPVMSFQSPQDSCRRRGSLSENQFMEVVKEIDISEDGQNSPKSFKGSARKNSGVVQREGRDSIFDTNLRHLEHRIQKLEGELREAAAVEVSLYAVAAEHGSSTNKVHTPARRLFRLYTHACKQKLKERKATAAKSAVSGLALVAKACGSDIPRLTFWLSNSVFLRNIVIQFVEDSQPPSASSSMCVENNGGGKGRGKSFPTNSRESSPVNKDKMFLSTKKFDDWENSQTFVNALEKIEAWIFSRIIESLWWQIFTPFMQSAPKKPTKEHNKVSYEMMPSRGDEQVNYSLDLWRNAFKDAYERLCPVRAGGHECGCLHVLPRLVMEQCVGRLDMAMFNAILRESADDSPTDPISDPISDSRVLPVPAGNSSFGLGAQLKNAIGNWSRCVTDLLGKDDKEVQNEIDDCECESLFKTFHLLGALSDLMMLPKDMLLDGSVRKEVCPTFGAALIKKILQNFVPDEFCPDSVPEIVYEALDSKGLTDDVEINRKYPSQYHSNNLFATYTGVTCRYSKSSK